The genomic interval TCAGTACAATCACTTGATCATATTAGTTACATCTACATGCCTTTTTGTTTATTCATATATCTTCTGATTGCAAATCATATTTATACAGCTTATTCAGCTTTGCAGAGCTATAATAAAAACAGTGTGATTATTAAGAGGATGTAGGTTATTGTTATGATGTCCTCATTTCAAGGTTATAATTTCTTGGAACCATCAACTTCAATGATTGTCTGGTGGAGAGATCAATTTAGAAAACTTATGTTCAATTGGCACAGTAAAACCCTTAATCTGTCAGAACTCTGGATCCCAATTGTGGCTTGTTTCACCATTGGTATAGTTGGTCTTTTGACAGTTTTGTACCTTTTCTCACTATGGAGACGAAAGATCAGTTTGAGCTGGATGAAAATGATAGCAAGATCAAAAAGGAAGAATTTTGAAAGAAACCACAAGGTTCCAACTGCTGAACATGTTTGGAGTGTAGAATCTTTACTTCGTGCAAAAGGACTGAAGTGCTGTGTGTGTTTAGAATCTATTTCACCTGCTCAGCCCCTTGGGCAAATGACAACATCTGAGAATATGGTTCACCGGTGTGATGTCTGCGGTGCAGCTGCACACATGATCTGTTCTTCAAATTCTCAGAAGGACTGCAAATGTGTTTCAATGTTTGGATCAAAACATGTTGTCCATCAATGGACCGTACTCTGGACAGATATAGCTGATCAGTCTGAAGAAGCTCAATACTGTAGTTACTGTGAGGAGCCATGCAGTGGATCTTTTCTTGGAGGCCCTCCTATATACTGCTGCATGTGGTGCCAACGGTTGGTGCATGTTGATTGCCACTCAAGCATGGCTACAGAGACAGGTGATATTTGTGATCTCGGTCCATTCAAACGCCTTATTCTTTCGCCTCTTTTTGTGAAAACCAGGAGCAAGCCTGGTGGAATTTTAAGTTCCATAACACATGGTGCAAATGAATTTGCATCCACTGTGAGGGGGCACCTCAGGAACCGAAGCAAGAAGCAGAAGGAACATAGCAGGGTACCTTCTGACTGTAATGTTGGTGACAGTAATGATGATTCATCATGTGATACCGCAGCAAATGCTAATCAGAGGGCTAAGGACTTGAAATCATCTGGGGACAATGTTCAGAGGAGTGCTGAGAATGAGCATGATAGCAGCGAGAGTGATTGTAAAGAAGTTATACCAGAGCCTAGAAGATTACACCATGATGATGCTGAAGGAGCTAAACTTAAGTACATACTGGATGACTTGCCTGCTGATGCCAGACCCCTTTTAGTGTTCATCAACAAAAGAAGTGGGGCTCAACGTGGAGATTCTCTAAAGCACCGCCTACATTTTCTTTTGAATCCAGTTCAGGTCATGATACTTCTCGCACTAGCACCTTTATTAGTGAAATGTACATCAAATCTATATTGCATACTTTAGTATGAGTAAATCTTTAGTATTTATTGAATATACTGAATGCATCGCTGTTTTTCCTGTATTCACTCATCTCATCCATGCTGTGTAGAATCACCTCAGATTATATAACCTTCATGTTGCTAGCAACTGCCTTGTTAAGCTGGATCCCTCAGTAATCCTAGATTGTTGGGCCTTGGTTGATTTCATTAGCATGGCATATTGGCCTAACAACGTGGGAGTAAAACTCAGAAAATATGTTCCTTGGGATAAGCTGCTTTTCCAACCATATCCACAAGATGAACACAAAGCAAAACCTTGATTGCCTGTCTGATGTTGTTGGGCCAAGTATCGGAACTCATATACTAAACAAATGTCTTAAGCAGACCACATTCTCTGGTagttagtactacctccgtttcaggttataagactttctagcatacGTGTCTAGATTCTTTAACagatatgaatgtgggcaatgctagaaagtcttataacctgaaacggaggtagtatctttCTTTTGCATCATCTATGGACAGTCCTGCCCTGTCTTAGTGATTAGTTTGTCTGTTCTGGATAACAATTCAAGATTGATCTGTTCTATGAGCACTGTACCTTAACAGTGTTGCTAAGatatttgtgattcactgattGGCTACATTCGTTTTTTAGGTGTTTGAGCTGAGTTCATCACAAGGGCCAGAGATAGGATTATTATTGTTCCGAAAGGTACCACATTTCAGAATCCTTGTATGTGGTGGAGATGGTACTGTTGGTTGGGTTCTTGATGCAATAGATAAACAAAATTATGAATCACCTCCGCCTGTTGCGATTCTTCCAGCTGGCACTGGGAATGATCTTTCAAGAGTTTTATCTTGGGGAGGTGGTCTAGGTGCTGTTGAGAAGCAAGGAGGCCTCTGCACAGTTCTACATGACATAGAGCATGCAGCAGTGACCATCTTAGATAGATGGAAGGTGGCAATTGAAGATAAGCGAGGAAAAAATGTGCTTATGGTGAAGTATATGAACAATTATCTAGGTAGGTGTATAGGTTTAGTTCTATCAATGCACTTTATCCAAAATCCTTATTTTACCATTGTCACAGGTATCGGTTGTGATGCAAAGGTTGCTCTTGATATTCATAATCTCCGGGAAGAAAATCCTGAAAAGTTCTATAGTCAGGTAGTGTCTATTCAAGTTTACTCGTATGAATCTTTATATATGAAAGATATTGCACTgctcattttcaaattttaaggaCAACTAAGAAACAAATGAACAAGAGTGAACTCAAAAAACAGAAGGTGTTGATTTTGGTTGATGATGAGTGTATAATCTTAATCCAAATTTGTTACATCAGCAAATTAAACGTTGTGTTTACAACAAGTAACCAGTTGCTAATTAGGTATGTATGTTCTGTTTGGCATATTGGTATACTTGGTCCTGTTACCAGTTAATGTATTCTTATATATTCATGAGGTGCTTTAAATATTACTAACCTAATCAGTTAGATAGCTCAACACTTCATAGCCAATATCTACTCCATGTTTTATGACATGATCATTTACAGTCTGCATGCCGTGATCTCCGCTTACAGTATGGTTGTTAGATGCTTTCAGAAATTTTGTTTGCAATAGAAGTTTCTTTGGCTTGTCCTTTTTTTCATTGCTTGCTCTACAGGTTATTTTTGAGTACTTGATATGTATGCTTAGCAGACTGATACATGACCAACAAAAATCTCATTGCTGTATCAACCGTGTTGTTTTTCAGTTCTTATTGCGAGATTTATCCTGCTTTGTttcttactttatttttttctgcgCAGTTTTTAAATAAGGTGCTATATGCAAGGGAAGGTGCAAAGAGTATGATCGATAGAACTTTTGTGGACTTACCCTGGCAAGTTAGATTAGAGGTTGATGGAACTGAGATTGAGATTCCAGAGGTTACATAAGATGATCTTGAGACTTGTACATAAAACCACCATCTATACTATATGCCATGCCCATGCTAAATTGCTAATACGTATGAATGCTTCAGGATTCAGAAGGTGTTCTGGTTGCAAACATTCCGAGCTACATGGGAGGGGTTGATTTGTGGAAAAGCGAGGATGATAACCCTGACAACTTTGACCCACAGTCAATTCATGACAAGATGGTTGAAGTAGTTAGCATCTCCGGAACTTGGCATCTGGGGACACTTCAGGTAAACAAGCACATTCAACAATTAATCTTTGATCTGATGAATGAAGATGATGCTAGATAAACTGAACTAATTTAGGTTGGGCTTTCTCGGGCACGGAGGATTGCTCAAGGACAATCAATCAAAATACAAATTTTCGCTCCATTTCCAGTTCAAGTGGATGGCGAACCATGGACCCAAAACCCCTGCACTCTCAAAATATCCCATCATGGACAGGTTTAGTTCGTTCTTGTTGTGCGTTTGGTCTCATGTAATCTGTATTTTGGGGCCATGGTTACTAGCACACTGGTTTCAACTCTCAACTTCCGTACTCGGGATTTTTCATGTATTTCAGGCTTTTATGTTGAGGAGAACAATTGAGGAGTCTCTCGGTCATGCTGCTGCAATCGTCACTGATGTGCTTGAAAATGCTGAATCTAGTCACCTAATCACTGCATCTCAGAAGAGGGCCCTCCTCCAAGAAATGGCTCTGAGGCTTTCATAAACCCACTCTTGAAAACGGTCGCGAAGGTACTCAATCTGCGTTGCAAGTGATCATGCAGTTCGAAGCTGAGTTGTCGATACTTCAACACCAGTCTAGACAAGAATGTCCTAAAGCAAATTTCAGGCAGGGAGAGGCTCTGCCTGCCTGATGTCCACGTCTCTCTTCACCAAGTATATATCCACTTGTTTGTGGTGGATGGAACCTAGGAAACATGGGTTCATTGCACATGTTGCACATATTTTTGTTTGGAATTTCACTGTATGCACCACCTCAGGGTAACAGTTggtaagcttttttttttttgagctgaACAGTTGGGAAATTGGTAATGTTGTGTTGAACTGTTGTTGTGCAAGTTTTCTGTCTACCTTGTTGGTCGGTCTTTCTGTCTGGAAGCTCTGTCGAGCGCTCTGGTATTGTGGCATGTTGTATATAAAGTGGCTACTCAGATTGATgttatttttaaccatactattttttttttggtaaagttaccaaaaaagtgtctacgtttagtttgttgtcaaactttggtaaatacataagaaattctgtaaaaattttggtaaattgcCAATTTGCTAAAATTTcggtaataccaaaatttggtaaggtttattttggctacaatctgaacatacCCAAAATAGTAAATAGTAAATGGTCAGGTCATTTTAAAGCTGAATGTCTTGGTTAAATTTTATCATCCAGTTCACAAATTTTGGCTGATCTTTTGTGTGATCGTCGTCTATGAATATGCTTCCCTGTTTGACAAGAAGAGGCAATAACACATAAGTACGAGTGTATGACAAAGATATGGTTTGCATTCAGAAGTAATCTCTCCGTTCCAGTGTAGTTGTGGGTTCTTGTGCTCAAAGTtcaaccgttcgtcttatttaaaaattgagTAAAGTACAtcaccggtctctaaacttgtaacgttgtgtcattccggtccctaaactcgcaaatcgaccattcaggttctcaaacttgttcgactgtgtcatcccgatCTCTAAACTTGTAGAtaactcgtttaggtcctccaacttgtttagttgtgtcaccccggtccctaaataagatggtctaaaaactttatatcaaaaattaattcataacttttttatgtgaactctaatgaagataaactttatatcaaaattgtagccctcgacgcaacctacaactttgtagttgaaaagtttt from Oryza glaberrima chromosome 3, OglaRS2, whole genome shotgun sequence carries:
- the LOC127767052 gene encoding diacylglycerol kinase 1, with translation MMSSFQGYNFLEPSTSMIVWWRDQFRKLMFNWHSKTLNLSELWIPIVACFTIGIVGLLTVLYLFSLWRRKISLSWMKMIARSKRKNFERNHKVPTAEHVWSVESLLRAKGLKCCVCLESISPAQPLGQMTTSENMVHRCDVCGAAAHMICSSNSQKDCKCVSMFGSKHVVHQWTVLWTDIADQSEEAQYCSYCEEPCSGSFLGGPPIYCCMWCQRLVHVDCHSSMATETGDICDLGPFKRLILSPLFVKTRSKPGGILSSITHGANEFASTVRGHLRNRSKKQKEHSRVPSDCNVGDSNDDSSCDTAANANQRAKDLKSSGDNVQRSAENEHDSSESDCKEVIPEPRRLHHDDAEGAKLKYILDDLPADARPLLVFINKRSGAQRGDSLKHRLHFLLNPVQVFELSSSQGPEIGLLLFRKVPHFRILVCGGDGTVGWVLDAIDKQNYESPPPVAILPAGTGNDLSRVLSWGGGLGAVEKQGGLCTVLHDIEHAAVTILDRWKVAIEDKRGKNVLMVKYMNNYLGIGCDAKVALDIHNLREENPEKFYSQFLNKVLYAREGAKSMIDRTFVDLPWQVRLEVDGTEIEIPEDSEGVLVANIPSYMGGVDLWKSEDDNPDNFDPQSIHDKMVEVVSISGTWHLGTLQVGLSRARRIAQGQSIKIQIFAPFPVQVDGEPWTQNPCTLKISHHGQAFMLRRTIEESLGHAAAIVTDVLENAESSHLITASQKRALLQEMALRLS